A window of the Pogona vitticeps strain Pit_001003342236 chromosome 4, PviZW2.1, whole genome shotgun sequence genome harbors these coding sequences:
- the GNG12 gene encoding guanine nucleotide-binding protein G(I)/G(S)/G(O) subunit gamma-12, with amino-acid sequence MKMSSKTSGTTNNIAQARRTVQQLRIEASIERIKVSKASADLMCYCEEHARKDPLLMGIPASENPFKDKKTCTIL; translated from the exons ATGAAGATGTCTAGCAAAACATCTGGCACCACAAACAACATAGCTCAGGCCAGAAGAACTGTCCAGCAGTTGAGAATAGAAGCATCTATAGAAAGAATAAAG GTGTCCAAGGCATCTGCAGATCTAATGTGCTACTGCGAGGAACATGCCAGGAAGGATCCTTTACTAATGGGTATACCTGCTTCGGAAAACCCCTTCAAGGATAAAAAGACCTGTAC